One segment of Fuscovulum ytuae DNA contains the following:
- a CDS encoding Do family serine endopeptidase, with the protein MFRHLCLVAALSILPFGALAQTAVPVSEAEISLSFAPVVKAAAPAVVNIYATRIVQERRSPFADDPFFNQFFEALGPAQPRIQNSLGSGVIVSADGIVVSNYHVVGQATEIRVVLNDRREYAADVILADQESDLAVLRLRDATDLPVLEMRNSDELEVGDLVLAIGNPFGVGQTVSSGIVSGLARSALQVGDGRGYFIQTDAAINPGNSGGALVDVRGRLVGINTAILTRGGGSNGIGFAIPANLVRSIVAQAEAGAARFARPWAGVTGQAMDAALAESLGLARPDGVVISDVHPKSPFAAAGLQPGDVILSLGGEPTNTPQEVIFRMAALGVGTEAEITWLRNGEAMQASMMLAPAPDDPPRDQMTVTADVGLRGLTVVRINPAVIEELGLPMQAEGVAVMQAEDLSARAGVQRGDILLGINGAAVGTPADVLALAEMGSRVWVLDLIREGRALRLRFRF; encoded by the coding sequence ATGTTCCGCCACCTGTGTCTTGTCGCTGCGCTGTCGATCCTGCCATTCGGCGCCCTTGCGCAAACGGCCGTTCCTGTCAGTGAGGCCGAGATTTCCCTGTCTTTCGCGCCCGTGGTGAAAGCGGCGGCGCCGGCGGTGGTGAATATCTACGCCACGCGCATCGTGCAGGAGCGGCGGTCGCCCTTTGCCGATGATCCCTTCTTCAATCAGTTCTTTGAGGCGTTGGGGCCTGCCCAGCCACGCATCCAGAATTCGCTGGGGTCTGGCGTGATCGTCAGCGCCGATGGGATCGTTGTGTCGAATTATCACGTGGTGGGGCAGGCGACGGAGATCAGGGTCGTGCTGAACGACCGGCGCGAATATGCGGCGGATGTGATCCTTGCCGATCAAGAAAGCGATTTGGCGGTGTTGCGACTGCGTGATGCGACGGATCTGCCGGTACTTGAGATGCGGAATTCCGATGAGTTGGAGGTGGGCGATCTGGTTCTGGCCATCGGCAATCCGTTCGGCGTGGGGCAGACGGTGTCTTCGGGCATCGTGTCGGGTCTGGCGCGGTCGGCGCTGCAGGTGGGGGATGGGCGGGGCTATTTCATCCAGACGGATGCGGCCATCAATCCGGGGAATTCGGGCGGTGCGCTGGTGGATGTGCGGGGAAGGCTGGTTGGGATCAACACGGCGATCCTGACGCGGGGGGGCGGGTCGAACGGGATCGGCTTTGCGATCCCGGCCAATCTGGTGCGCAGCATTGTGGCGCAGGCCGAGGCGGGGGCCGCACGCTTTGCCCGGCCGTGGGCAGGGGTGACGGGTCAGGCGATGGATGCGGCGCTGGCCGAAAGTCTTGGGCTGGCGCGGCCCGACGGGGTGGTGATTTCCGATGTGCATCCGAAAAGTCCCTTTGCCGCCGCGGGGTTGCAGCCGGGGGATGTGATCCTGTCCTTGGGGGGAGAGCCCACGAACACGCCGCAGGAGGTGATCTTCCGCATGGCGGCGCTGGGGGTGGGGACGGAGGCCGAAATCACTTGGCTGCGGAACGGAGAGGCGATGCAGGCCTCGATGATGCTGGCCCCCGCGCCGGATGACCCGCCCCGCGACCAGATGACGGTCACGGCGGATGTTGGCCTGCGCGGCCTGACGGTGGTGCGGATCAATCCGGCGGTGATCGAAGAGTTGGGCCTGCCCATGCAGGCCGAGGGCGTGGCTGTGATGCAGGCCGAGGACCTGTCGGCGCGGGCGGGGGTGCAGCGGGGGGATATCCTTCTGGGCATCAACGGGGCGGCGGTGGGTACGCCTGCGGATGTGCTGGCGCTGGCCGAGATGGGGTCGCGGGTTTGGGTGCTGGACCTGATCCGCGAGGGACGGGCCTTGCGGCTGCGGTTCCGTTTCTGA
- a CDS encoding replication-associated recombination protein A, giving the protein MADLFDSAPRPAAEGPRPLADRLRPKRLSEVIGQGHVLSPDGPLGAMLAAKSLSSLILWGPPGVGKTTIARLLADETDLAFVQISAIFTGVPDLKKVFEQAKIRRGNGQGTLLFVDEIHRFNKAQQDGFLPHMEDGTILLVGATTENPSFELNAALLSRAQVIVLERLSLADLERLAQRAEKELGRSLPLTGEAREAMLEMADGDGRACLNLIEQVAAWKVERPLDRAQLAQRLMRRAAKYDKSGEEHYNLISALHKSIRGSDPDGALYWFARMLEGGEDPRFLARRLVRMAVEDIGLADPQAQGLCIDSWQTYERLGSPEGELALANAVVYLALAPKSNGVYVAYKAARAAARETGSLMPPRHILNAPTKMMKEIGYGAGYAYDHDAEDGFSGQDYFPEGMKRPVFYAPPERGFERELKKRVEYFAKLRAKRQGER; this is encoded by the coding sequence ATGGCTGACCTGTTCGACTCTGCCCCCCGTCCTGCTGCCGAAGGCCCGCGCCCTTTGGCGGATCGGTTGCGGCCTAAGCGGCTGTCCGAGGTGATCGGGCAGGGGCATGTGCTGTCGCCTGATGGACCGCTGGGCGCGATGCTGGCGGCGAAGTCTTTGAGTTCGCTGATCCTCTGGGGGCCGCCGGGGGTGGGCAAGACCACCATCGCGCGGCTTTTGGCGGATGAGACGGATCTGGCCTTCGTGCAGATTTCGGCGATTTTCACCGGGGTGCCGGATCTGAAAAAGGTGTTCGAGCAGGCGAAAATCCGGCGCGGAAACGGGCAGGGGACGCTGCTTTTTGTCGATGAAATTCACCGTTTCAACAAGGCGCAGCAGGATGGATTTCTGCCGCATATGGAGGATGGGACGATCCTTCTGGTCGGTGCGACGACCGAAAATCCCAGTTTCGAATTGAACGCAGCCCTTTTGAGCCGCGCGCAAGTGATTGTTCTGGAAAGGCTTTCACTGGCCGATCTGGAGCGGTTGGCGCAGCGGGCGGAAAAGGAGTTGGGTCGCAGCCTGCCCCTGACGGGGGAGGCGCGGGAGGCGATGCTGGAGATGGCGGATGGGGATGGGCGGGCCTGTCTGAACCTGATCGAGCAGGTGGCGGCCTGGAAGGTGGAGCGGCCCTTGGATCGCGCCCAGTTGGCGCAGCGGTTGATGCGTCGGGCAGCGAAATATGACAAGTCGGGGGAGGAGCATTACAACCTGATCTCGGCCTTGCACAAATCCATCCGAGGGTCGGACCCGGACGGGGCGCTTTACTGGTTTGCGCGGATGCTGGAGGGGGGGGAGGACCCGCGGTTTCTGGCGCGGCGGTTGGTGCGGATGGCGGTGGAAGATATCGGTCTGGCGGACCCTCAGGCGCAGGGACTCTGCATCGATTCATGGCAGACCTATGAGCGGCTGGGGTCGCCGGAGGGTGAGCTTGCCCTGGCAAATGCCGTTGTTTATCTGGCACTTGCGCCGAAATCGAACGGCGTCTACGTGGCCTATAAGGCAGCACGGGCAGCGGCGCGGGAGACCGGCAGCCTGATGCCGCCGCGCCATATCCTGAACGCGCCGACGAAGATGATGAAAGAGATCGGCTATGGCGCGGGCTATGCCTATGACCATGATGCCGAGGATGGGTTTTCGGGGCAGGATTATTTCCCCGAAGGCATGAAGCGCCCGGTCTTTTATGCGCCACCCGAGCGGGGGTTTGAGCGCGAGTTGAAGAAGCGGGTGGAGTATTTCGCCAAGCTGCGCGCGAAACGGCAGGGCGAGCGTTAA
- the crcB gene encoding fluoride efflux transporter CrcB, whose product MIQSILLVALGGAAGSVARFLVVTAAGRMMPGWPLGTLVVNVVGSLAIGVAYVLLAQRAAIAPLVVAGFLGGFTTFSAFSLDAMKLWEGGQAMQAGAYVAASVILSLAAVALGAALARSITA is encoded by the coding sequence ATGATCCAGAGCATCCTTCTTGTTGCCTTGGGCGGGGCTGCGGGTTCCGTCGCGCGGTTTCTTGTCGTCACGGCGGCGGGGCGGATGATGCCCGGCTGGCCGCTTGGCACGCTGGTCGTGAATGTGGTCGGATCGCTGGCCATAGGCGTGGCCTATGTCCTGCTGGCGCAGCGGGCGGCGATTGCGCCCTTGGTCGTGGCAGGGTTCCTTGGCGGGTTCACCACCTTTTCGGCCTTTTCCCTTGACGCGATGAAGCTGTGGGAGGGCGGACAGGCGATGCAGGCTGGCGCCTATGTTGCGGCATCCGTCATCCTTTCCCTTGCTGCCGTGGCGCTTGGCGCGGCCCTTGCCCGGAGTATCACCGCATGA
- a CDS encoding RluA family pseudouridine synthase gives MSGVKTLTVSEDEGEQRLDRWFKRRFPHVTQGAVEKMCRTGQVRVDGARAKASDRVVPGQAIRVPPLPDPNVERPRIEGISPADAKMIQDCVLWMDEHMIVLNKPAGLPSQGGSGQGERHVDGLTEALKFGYKERPKLVHRLDKDTSGLLMLARTDRVARNLSEALRHRNTRKIYWAVVAGVPNPKKGSIKYGLMKAPGHGKRGEGEKMVCVHPAKMADYPDAKRAHTDYFVLWFLGSRLSWMALEPVTGRTHQLRAHMAELGHPIIGDGKYGGSDADNQGDGWGAAVGGDISRKLHLHARMLMVEHPVTKVEMTFTAPLPEHMARTWKALDWKEDDVPSDPFTVFR, from the coding sequence ATGAGCGGCGTGAAGACCCTGACCGTATCGGAAGATGAGGGGGAGCAGCGGCTGGACCGCTGGTTCAAGCGGCGCTTTCCGCATGTGACCCAAGGCGCGGTGGAGAAGATGTGCCGCACCGGGCAGGTGCGGGTCGATGGCGCGCGGGCCAAGGCATCAGATCGCGTGGTGCCGGGGCAGGCGATCCGCGTGCCGCCCTTGCCCGATCCGAATGTGGAGCGGCCCCGCATCGAGGGGATTTCGCCTGCGGATGCCAAGATGATTCAGGACTGCGTGCTGTGGATGGACGAGCATATGATCGTCTTGAACAAGCCTGCGGGCCTGCCGTCGCAAGGGGGCAGCGGGCAGGGCGAGCGGCATGTAGACGGCCTGACCGAGGCGCTGAAATTCGGCTATAAGGAGCGGCCGAAGCTGGTGCATCGGTTGGACAAGGATACGTCCGGTTTGCTGATGCTGGCGCGGACGGATCGGGTGGCGCGGAACCTGTCAGAGGCGCTGCGGCACCGCAACACGCGCAAGATCTACTGGGCGGTGGTGGCGGGCGTCCCGAACCCGAAGAAAGGGTCGATCAAATACGGGCTGATGAAGGCCCCCGGCCATGGCAAACGCGGCGAGGGCGAGAAGATGGTCTGCGTCCATCCCGCGAAGATGGCCGACTATCCCGATGCCAAGCGGGCGCATACGGATTACTTCGTTCTGTGGTTCCTTGGATCGCGCCTGTCATGGATGGCGCTGGAGCCTGTGACGGGGCGGACGCATCAGCTGCGCGCGCATATGGCGGAGCTGGGTCATCCCATAATCGGGGATGGGAAATATGGCGGGTCGGATGCCGACAATCAGGGCGATGGCTGGGGGGCCGCCGTGGGGGGGGACATTTCCCGCAAGCTGCATCTGCACGCGCGGATGTTGATGGTGGAGCATCCGGTGACGAAGGTGGAGATGACCTTCACCGCGCCCTTGCCCGAGCATATGGCGCGGACATGGAAGGCGCTGGACTGGAAAGAGGATGACGTGCCCTCTGATCCTTTCACGGTGTTTCGATGA
- a CDS encoding ATP12 family chaperone protein: MSGWTAKRFWQAAQAEPCDGGFTVRLDGRGVKTPAKAPLVVPTLAMAQAIAAEWDAQTGVVQPETMPVTRAANSAIDKIVPQRAEVVALLAAYGASDLLCYRAVGPEALAERQAAAWDPLLDWAAESFGARLAVTRGVMPVAQEPEAVARLEAEVAGLSVFRLAGFHDLVAISGSLVLALAVIRGRIDVAEAWTLSRIDEAWQVEQWGEDEEAAAMEAVKRVAFEGASRFYALCG, from the coding sequence ATGAGCGGCTGGACGGCGAAACGGTTCTGGCAGGCCGCGCAGGCGGAGCCTTGTGACGGCGGGTTCACCGTGCGGCTGGATGGGCGGGGGGTGAAGACGCCCGCCAAGGCGCCGCTGGTGGTGCCGACCTTGGCGATGGCGCAGGCGATTGCCGCGGAATGGGACGCGCAGACGGGGGTGGTGCAGCCGGAGACGATGCCCGTGACGCGGGCGGCGAATTCGGCCATCGACAAGATCGTGCCGCAGCGGGCGGAGGTGGTGGCGCTTCTCGCGGCCTATGGGGCGTCGGACCTTTTGTGCTATCGCGCGGTGGGGCCGGAGGCTTTGGCGGAACGGCAGGCGGCGGCTTGGGACCCGCTTTTGGATTGGGCGGCGGAGAGCTTTGGCGCGAGGCTGGCGGTGACGCGCGGGGTGATGCCCGTGGCGCAGGAACCCGAGGCTGTGGCGCGGCTGGAAGCGGAGGTGGCGGGTCTGTCGGTGTTCCGGCTGGCGGGGTTCCATGACCTTGTGGCGATCAGCGGGTCGCTGGTTCTGGCGCTGGCGGTGATCCGGGGGCGGATTGACGTTGCGGAAGCCTGGACCCTGTCGCGGATCGACGAGGCGTGGCAGGTGGAGCAATGGGGCGAGGACGAGGAGGCGGCGGCGATGGAAGCGGTGAAGCGTGTCGCTTTCGAGGGGGCGAGTCGATTCTATGCATTGTGCGGGTGA
- a CDS encoding amino acid ABC transporter substrate-binding protein: protein MKKSVFLGVVAATTMVAGAAAAQATLETVKARGELICGSNTGLTGFGAPDASGNWAGFDVDLCRAVAAAVFGDATKVKFVPTTGETRFTALQSGEVDLLVRNSTWTLSRDSELALDFVAVNYYDGQGFMVKKDLGVSSAKELDGATVCIQTGTTTELNLADFFKQNNISYQPVTVADDSEAQRQYLAGACDAYTTDASGLAASRATMPDAENHVILPEIISKEPLGPVVRHGDNNWGDIVRWTYYALLIAEEKGITKANVNEVAASTADEEVKRLLGVSGDMGAKIGLPNEAFKNAIAAVGNYGEVFAANIGEGTSINLARGLNALWTQGGLQYAPPFR, encoded by the coding sequence ATGAAAAAATCCGTATTCCTCGGCGTTGTCGCGGCCACCACGATGGTTGCCGGCGCGGCTGCTGCGCAAGCGACGCTGGAGACCGTGAAGGCACGTGGCGAGCTGATCTGCGGCTCGAACACCGGTCTGACCGGCTTTGGTGCGCCGGATGCGAGCGGCAACTGGGCCGGGTTCGACGTGGACCTGTGCCGCGCCGTGGCTGCTGCTGTCTTTGGCGATGCGACCAAGGTGAAGTTCGTGCCGACCACGGGCGAAACCCGTTTCACGGCGCTGCAGTCGGGCGAAGTGGACCTGCTGGTCCGTAACTCCACCTGGACGCTGTCGCGCGATAGCGAGCTGGCGCTCGATTTCGTGGCGGTGAACTACTATGACGGCCAGGGCTTCATGGTGAAGAAGGATCTGGGCGTTTCTTCGGCCAAGGAACTGGACGGGGCGACGGTTTGCATCCAGACCGGGACCACGACCGAACTGAACCTTGCTGACTTCTTCAAGCAGAACAACATCAGCTATCAGCCGGTCACCGTGGCCGACGATTCGGAAGCACAGCGCCAGTATCTGGCCGGGGCTTGCGACGCCTATACCACGGATGCCTCGGGTCTGGCTGCGTCGCGCGCGACGATGCCCGATGCCGAGAACCACGTGATCCTTCCGGAGATTATCTCGAAGGAACCGCTGGGCCCGGTCGTGCGTCATGGCGACAACAACTGGGGCGACATCGTTCGCTGGACCTATTACGCGCTGCTGATCGCTGAAGAGAAGGGCATCACCAAGGCGAATGTGAACGAGGTTGCTGCCTCGACCGCGGACGAAGAAGTGAAGCGTCTGCTGGGCGTTTCGGGCGATATGGGTGCCAAGATCGGCCTGCCGAACGAAGCGTTCAAGAACGCCATCGCCGCTGTGGGCAACTATGGCGAAGTCTTTGCCGCGAATATCGGCGAAGGCACCTCGATCAACCTGGCCCGCGGCCTGAACGCGCTGTGGACGCAGGGCGGCCTGCAATACGCCCCGCCGTTCCGTTGA
- a CDS encoding amino acid ABC transporter permease, whose protein sequence is MAVASDVPKESFRLSMLIYDTRYRSITIQIFVLILFGLFLAWLLNNTAQNLAVRGKEFNFGFLWQRAGYDIGQAIVPYTNDDNHFRALLVGLINTLVVAILGCILATILGVIIGVLRLSNNWLVGRLMTVYVEMFRNVPLLLWILLSYVILSETTPQPRDFRLTDEMAAAGEVPAASMILWDTVAVTNRGTNVPSPLFDVSLGSVNVLGLTLNLTMLAYIVVIAGSVFINRRLLASARAQQEATGDRPVTWWKSILILFGPVIALSLVLGLHLEIPELRGFNFQGGILVAHSFTALLIALTLYTAAFIAEIVRAGILAISRGQSEAAFALGLRPGRTMNLIILPQALRVIIPPLISQYLNLTKNTSLGIAVSYLDLRGTLGGITLNQTGRELECMLLMMLIYLTISLIISSLMNLYNRSVQIKVR, encoded by the coding sequence ATGGCCGTGGCCAGTGACGTGCCGAAAGAGTCCTTTCGGCTCTCGATGCTTATCTACGATACGCGGTATCGTTCCATCACCATCCAGATTTTCGTTTTGATCCTTTTCGGCCTGTTTCTGGCATGGCTGCTGAACAACACGGCGCAGAATTTGGCCGTGCGGGGGAAGGAGTTCAACTTCGGCTTCCTGTGGCAGCGCGCGGGCTATGACATCGGGCAGGCGATCGTTCCCTATACGAATGACGACAACCATTTCCGCGCGCTTCTGGTTGGGTTGATCAACACGCTGGTGGTGGCCATTCTGGGCTGCATCCTTGCGACGATCCTTGGCGTGATCATCGGGGTGTTGCGCCTGTCGAACAACTGGCTCGTGGGGCGGTTGATGACCGTCTATGTCGAGATGTTCCGCAATGTGCCCCTGCTGCTGTGGATCTTGCTGTCTTATGTGATCCTGTCGGAGACAACACCGCAGCCGCGCGATTTCCGCCTGACGGATGAGATGGCGGCAGCGGGTGAGGTGCCTGCGGCGTCGATGATCCTGTGGGATACGGTGGCGGTGACGAACCGGGGGACGAATGTCCCTTCGCCGTTGTTTGACGTAAGCCTTGGGTCGGTGAATGTACTGGGCCTGACGCTGAACCTGACGATGCTGGCCTATATCGTGGTGATTGCGGGATCGGTCTTCATCAACCGCCGCCTTCTGGCAAGCGCACGGGCGCAGCAGGAGGCGACCGGGGACAGACCCGTGACATGGTGGAAGTCGATCCTGATCCTGTTCGGACCTGTGATCGCGCTCAGCCTTGTGCTGGGCCTGCATCTGGAGATTCCGGAGCTGCGCGGCTTCAACTTCCAAGGCGGAATTCTGGTTGCGCATTCCTTCACGGCGCTGCTGATTGCGCTGACGCTCTATACGGCGGCGTTTATCGCGGAAATCGTGCGGGCAGGGATTTTGGCTATCAGCCGTGGCCAATCGGAGGCGGCCTTCGCCCTTGGTCTGCGGCCGGGGCGGACGATGAACCTGATCATCCTGCCGCAGGCGCTGCGGGTGATCATCCCGCCGCTGATCAGCCAATATCTGAACCTGACGAAGAATACCTCGCTTGGGATCGCGGTGAGCTATCTGGACCTGCGCGGCACCCTGGGCGGCATCACGCTGAACCAGACGGGGCGCGAGCTGGAATGCATGCTGTTGATGATGCTGATTTATCTGACGATCAGCTTGATCATCAGTTCGCTGATGAACCTTTATAACCGTTCCGTTCAGATCAAGGTGCGCTGA
- a CDS encoding amino acid ABC transporter permease, producing the protein MADASYVRTEMLPPQAPPVSEAGAVKWLRENLFSGWFNTILTLLGVVVIYWLVVSALPWWLNSVWTADSLGECREIVAAAAGEGATGACWAMIRERWHQFIFGFYPPDLYWRPVMAFGLLFAAMAPVLFAGQKKNLTLILGAVGVFLLVTLGLAGAPIGGWIAALLLVGGMIALAQVQPAKLLWFTVLYPALCFWLLWGGSVWTPIVAMLGFVVMGGAYLALVARMGPTGGAIAAVALAILWWLFLDIPITQALAGMIGGGLAPVSSDQFGGFLLAITIGVTAITFSLPIGILLALGRQSDMLIVKTLCVGFIEFIRGVPLITLLFTASLLLQYFLPPGTNFDIILRVIILVTLFAAAYLAEVIRGGLAALPRGQYEAADALGLDYWRAQRLIILPQALKISIPAIVSTFIGLFKDTTLVAFVGLMDPLKGVTQIVRADIDWKGIYWEPYIFVGVIFFVICFGMSRYSMYLERKLKTDHR; encoded by the coding sequence ATGGCCGATGCATCCTATGTGCGCACGGAAATGCTGCCTCCGCAGGCCCCGCCGGTAAGCGAGGCGGGCGCGGTGAAGTGGCTGCGCGAGAACCTGTTTTCCGGGTGGTTCAACACGATCCTTACGCTTTTGGGCGTGGTGGTCATCTATTGGCTGGTGGTGTCGGCGCTGCCTTGGTGGCTGAATTCGGTCTGGACGGCCGACAGTCTGGGCGAGTGCCGCGAGATCGTGGCGGCTGCTGCGGGTGAAGGCGCGACCGGGGCTTGCTGGGCCATGATCCGCGAGCGGTGGCACCAGTTCATCTTCGGCTTCTATCCGCCGGATTTGTATTGGCGGCCTGTCATGGCCTTTGGCCTTTTGTTTGCGGCGATGGCCCCTGTGCTGTTTGCCGGGCAGAAGAAGAACCTGACGCTGATCCTTGGCGCGGTGGGGGTGTTCCTGCTGGTGACGCTGGGCTTGGCGGGCGCGCCGATCGGCGGCTGGATCGCGGCGCTGCTGCTGGTGGGGGGCATGATCGCGCTGGCGCAGGTGCAACCGGCCAAGCTGTTGTGGTTCACCGTGCTTTATCCGGCGCTGTGCTTCTGGCTGTTGTGGGGCGGGTCAGTCTGGACGCCCATCGTGGCGATGCTGGGCTTTGTGGTGATGGGCGGGGCCTATCTGGCGCTGGTGGCGCGGATGGGGCCGACGGGCGGGGCCATTGCGGCGGTCGCGCTGGCGATACTCTGGTGGCTGTTTCTGGATATTCCGATCACGCAGGCCTTGGCGGGCATGATCGGGGGCGGGCTTGCGCCTGTGTCGTCCGATCAGTTCGGGGGGTTCCTGCTGGCCATTACCATCGGGGTGACGGCGATTACCTTCTCGCTTCCTATCGGCATCCTGCTGGCGCTGGGGCGGCAGTCGGACATGCTGATCGTCAAGACGCTGTGCGTGGGGTTCATCGAATTCATCCGGGGCGTGCCGCTGATCACGCTTTTGTTCACGGCATCGCTGCTGTTGCAGTATTTCCTGCCGCCGGGGACGAATTTCGACATCATCCTGCGGGTGATCATCCTTGTGACGCTGTTTGCCGCGGCCTATCTGGCCGAGGTGATCAGGGGTGGTCTGGCGGCGCTGCCGCGCGGGCAGTATGAGGCGGCGGATGCGCTGGGCCTTGATTACTGGCGGGCGCAGCGGTTGATCATCCTGCCGCAGGCGTTGAAAATCTCGATCCCCGCGATCGTTTCAACCTTTATCGGCCTGTTCAAGGATACCACGCTGGTGGCCTTTGTCGGGCTGATGGACCCGTTGAAGGGCGTCACGCAGATCGTTCGGGCCGATATCGACTGGAAGGGCATCTATTGGGAGCCCTACATCTTTGTCGGCGTCATCTTCTTTGTCATCTGCTTCGGCATGTCGCGCTATTCCATGTATCTGGAGCGCAAGCTGAAGACCGATCATCGGTAA
- a CDS encoding amino acid ABC transporter ATP-binding protein — protein sequence MSEHAIDRSKMQVSDEVAIQISGMNKWYGTFHVLRDINMTVQRGERIVICGPSGSGKSTLIRCINRLEEHQQGQIIVDGTELTNDLKNIDKVRSEVGMVFQHFNLFPHLTILENCTLAPIWVRKVPKKEAEETAMHFLRKVKIPEQANKYPGQLSGGQQQRVAIARSLCMKPRIMLFDEPTSALDPEMIKEVLDTMIELAEEGMTMLCVTHEMGFAQAVANRVIFMDQGQIVEQNEPKEFFNNPKSDRTKLFLSQILGH from the coding sequence ATGTCTGAACACGCCATTGACCGTTCGAAGATGCAGGTCTCGGATGAGGTCGCCATCCAGATTTCGGGAATGAACAAGTGGTACGGGACGTTCCACGTGCTGCGCGACATCAACATGACCGTGCAGCGCGGCGAGCGGATCGTCATCTGCGGGCCGTCGGGGAGCGGCAAGTCCACGCTGATCCGCTGCATCAACCGGCTGGAGGAACACCAGCAGGGCCAGATCATCGTGGATGGGACGGAACTGACCAATGACCTGAAGAACATCGACAAGGTGCGGTCGGAAGTGGGGATGGTGTTCCAGCACTTCAATCTGTTCCCGCATCTGACGATCCTTGAGAACTGCACGCTGGCGCCCATTTGGGTGCGGAAAGTGCCGAAGAAGGAAGCCGAAGAGACGGCGATGCATTTCCTGCGCAAGGTGAAGATCCCCGAGCAGGCGAACAAATATCCCGGCCAGTTGTCGGGCGGGCAGCAGCAGCGTGTGGCCATCGCGCGGTCCTTGTGCATGAAGCCGCGGATCATGCTGTTTGACGAACCCACCTCGGCCCTTGATCCGGAGATGATCAAGGAAGTGCTGGATACCATGATCGAGTTGGCGGAAGAGGGGATGACCATGCTTTGCGTGACCCATGAGATGGGCTTTGCGCAGGCGGTGGCGAACCGGGTGATCTTTATGGATCAGGGCCAGATCGTGGAGCAGAACGAACCGAAAGAGTTCTTCAACAACCCCAAGAGCGACCGGACCAAGCTGTTCCTGAGCCAGATCTTGGGTCACTAA
- a CDS encoding methyl-accepting chemotaxis protein — protein MKTDSLSEFGSTDELKLARNAAFVAAPVAPLSALATGGALTPILIGSLVFGILTFAARKGQGAGPALLVTLALVGQCALFTAAFAGHAWQVDTHMAFFAVLAIVATMGSIPALIFGVAVIAVHHLSLGLLLPSLVYPSADLLGNLARTVMHALIVLAEAGVLLLAMMARKKSAAEIEAGRAKLAEIADEAEAARVAAEVGREWAQRVSERTRDEGRRAAAAVDQIATAARAAVDQAEGSRGLFGAARQDADLSSRTFAQTVEAMRSIRESSDRISQIVELIDEIARRTDLLALNAAVESARAGEAGRGFAVVANEVRKLSQQSADAALQIRSLVGASSKRVKDGAALIEETGVALERITQTIGTLEERMRDISTTAGEQFSGLQEVKVAIGRIDTIAEADREGPSLVAFSTEREEQGPSPARIAA, from the coding sequence ATGAAGACCGACTCCCTGTCCGAGTTTGGTTCCACTGACGAGTTGAAACTGGCGCGCAATGCCGCCTTTGTCGCGGCACCTGTTGCGCCGCTCTCGGCCCTTGCCACGGGGGGCGCGTTGACGCCGATCCTGATCGGGTCGCTGGTCTTTGGCATACTCACCTTTGCCGCGCGCAAGGGGCAGGGTGCGGGGCCTGCGCTTCTGGTGACCTTGGCCTTGGTGGGGCAATGCGCGCTGTTCACGGCGGCCTTTGCGGGCCATGCGTGGCAGGTGGACACGCATATGGCCTTTTTCGCGGTGCTGGCGATTGTTGCGACCATGGGCAGCATCCCGGCGCTGATCTTTGGGGTCGCTGTCATCGCGGTGCATCACCTGTCGTTGGGCCTTTTGCTGCCGTCGCTGGTCTATCCTTCGGCTGATCTTCTGGGGAACCTTGCGCGGACGGTGATGCATGCGTTGATCGTGCTGGCCGAGGCGGGGGTTCTTTTGTTGGCCATGATGGCGCGCAAGAAGAGCGCGGCTGAGATCGAAGCAGGGCGGGCGAAACTGGCAGAGATTGCGGATGAGGCCGAAGCGGCGCGCGTGGCTGCAGAAGTTGGCCGCGAGTGGGCGCAGCGCGTTTCGGAACGCACCCGCGATGAGGGGCGGCGTGCGGCGGCGGCGGTGGATCAGATCGCGACAGCGGCGCGGGCGGCGGTGGACCAGGCGGAAGGGTCGCGCGGCCTGTTCGGCGCGGCGCGGCAGGATGCGGACCTGTCCAGCCGGACCTTTGCCCAGACGGTGGAAGCGATGCGGTCCATCCGCGAGTCTTCGGACCGCATCAGCCAGATCGTGGAACTGATTGACGAGATTGCCCGCCGGACGGACCTTTTGGCCTTGAACGCAGCGGTGGAATCGGCGCGGGCCGGAGAGGCGGGTCGCGGCTTTGCCGTCGTGGCGAATGAGGTGCGAAAACTGTCGCAGCAATCGGCGGATGCGGCCTTGCAAATCCGGTCGCTGGTGGGCGCTTCGTCCAAGCGGGTGAAGGATGGTGCGGCCCTGATCGAAGAGACGGGCGTGGCGCTAGAGCGGATCACGCAGACCATCGGCACCTTGGAAGAGCGGATGCGCGACATTTCGACAACGGCTGGCGAGCAGTTTTCGGGCCTGCAAGAGGTCAAGGTGGCGATCGGTCGGATCGACACCATAGCCGAGGCGGACCGCGAAGGGCCGTCGCTGGTTGCCTTTTCGACAGAAAGGGAAGAGCAGGGGCCGTCGCCCGCCCGGATTGCCGCCTGA